In Augochlora pura isolate Apur16 chromosome 3, APUR_v2.2.1, whole genome shotgun sequence, the sequence ATGTCCATTCTCGGATATTTCCCGTATAGTATCTCATTGTCGACGCACAAGCTCGTCAAGAAATACTTTGTCTGGTCAATGATAATATTGATCCAGACCACGTTAATATGTCCTGTACTGCTTTACGGTACAGCCATTTTCGACCAGTACACAGAATTGCCCGTTAGGTGGTCTTGCATCAGTATTTTCGGTTTCGGTCTCATTGGACTTTGGACGAGCCATTTTTCATCACGATCGAAACTGCATTTTCTTCGCATGGTTTCGACCGCGTCCCGAGTGCTATCTGCCGAAACGTTCTGCAGCACTGCCAAGTGGATGTTCGCCGTAGACTTCATAAAGCTCACATTGTTCGCAACCTTCGCGAGCACCATAGAACGGAATATATGGTCTACGATACAGTACACGATTtctttgtacatatttttagtGGTATTTGTACTGAACTtggttttcattaattctcTGTACGTGATACGTCTTTGTTTccgtaaaatcaatatatctCTGGAGAAATTGAGGATGAATCTGGTTACCGACGAACCCCATCTGCTCCGAAGGGTGTATCATTCGCAGAAGAATCCCACCCTCCTCTCAGAGCTGAAGACGCTTAGGAGGCAACATCTGGAACTGtgcaaaattgttaatacatCGAATGAGACCTTCGGCCTTGAAAACATTATTACTATCGCGTTGATTATGACAACTATCACTTTCAATTTGTATGCTTATTTGTTAGAGAATACTGACGATGGCAAGATAGTGCGATTGTGGTCGGTGCACATAAAGTATATCTTTCATAATTGTCATAGTCTGTTAGAAATGGCTGTGGTGTGCGAGTTGTTGAAGAATCAGGCGAATAGTATTGGTCACAACCTTCATCGGATTCTCGTGATTACCTTTGATGAGGATATTATCACTGAGGTAAGGAATCACCAACGTTTCGTCGTTTCTGAATATTGCCATAACTTTCTTTCCACTCCAATTTTCCTTTCCATGTTTGGAACGACAGTTGTCGTCATTTTCGATGCAAGTTCTGCAGCAGAATCATAGAGTCATGGCAAAAGGACTAGTGATAGACGCCACCCTGTTGACAAAGGTAATGGATCCGGGAGCCATGCTTAGAAAATTAGTAGCAAAACTTTCACTTGCAGGTAGTGGGAATCATCACGACCTATCTGCTGATCTTAATACAATTCCTCCTCATGACACCCTGCTAAAGGAACAGACAAATGAATTACAGAATTATGTATACGTACCATGACATTTCATCGCGTTAAAAGCGTTTGATAACATCGTCGTTGTCAATTCGAAGGTGAACTCTACACCATTTATTCAAGAGACGATAATATCATGACTCTTACTTTTATTAAGGAAATTGTTTGGCCACTGACTGCGATAACACAGTCGTATAATCTATTCTTTGGAGGAGAGGACTTTAGCAGAACTCCGAAATCTGTGAACTCACAACTCACTGCACAATGTTTGAAAGCACGAGAAGACTGAACAC encodes:
- the LOC144478850 gene encoding uncharacterized protein LOC144478850 — translated: MLQTLRRYANILYCKFRELFNVMDFVTLIRPYVFFMSILGYFPYSISLSTHKLVKKYFVWSMIILIQTTLICPVLLYGTAIFDQYTELPVRWSCISIFGFGLIGLWTSHFSSRSKLHFLRMVSTASRVLSAETFCSTAKWMFAVDFIKLTLFATFASTIERNIWSTIQYTISLYIFLVVFVLNLVFINSLYVIRLCFRKINISLEKLRMNLVTDEPHLLRRVYHSQKNPTLLSELKTLRRQHLELCKIVNTSNETFGLENIITIALIMTTITFNLYAYLLENTDDGKIVRLWSVHIKYIFHNCHSLLEMAVVCELLKNQANSIGHNLHRILVITFDEDIITELSSFSMQVLQQNHRVMAKGLVIDATLLTKVVGIITTYLLILIQFLLMTPC